Sequence from the Helianthus annuus cultivar XRQ/B chromosome 13, HanXRQr2.0-SUNRISE, whole genome shotgun sequence genome:
taactataaaccttcgtaaatatcaagagaactttgggaagggttaggcttgggctaagggtAGGTGGTTTTTGGTTAGTAAAATgacgaaaagcgtaaaaagcatcggttgtcgtaaaactttttgtttttgggacatttattcaaaccaaacatattcaaacaagatttctttgaggaacttgtttggttattgcaacactttctatttttttatgtcaCAGGATCACCaagctttttactaaaacaaatgggtttgaaataaaaaggttttggtgggtaatggGTGTTTGTTTATGGGTtttgaaacgaaaaggtttaggctcaaaggggctaactaagGGGATTTTCGGTAGGGGATAAAAAGAAGAAAAACAATGgtttgaaagaaaaatgggttagtcctaatgcctccatcatttacttacttgggttcaagttggtaaggaccgggaatgtatcgtcttggcatgttctagagttgtaagaaccaagcagctattcatacaagaaacgaaaaatgagcatttagtttaaaggtgtatgcatgtatgctcaataaaggctcaaaattCACTTATTGTGGGAAtaggtttataatgtgatcaagtatatataatcaaattttaaaaagATTTGTCATGTCTTTTCATAACTTTCTTATTCGgttcttttttatcacgacgctatcggttgtaaatttgtaaaaacacaacctttttagaacttgttattacCGAATtaaaccaaaacaagaaaaaaatgaattttttttaaaagatttagggtgattagcagttccaatagagttttgtgtaaggcttgttattaggacttgcatgattcaaggttttagcaccccccacacttaaattatacattgtcctcaatgtgtcccaaaaataagtttttaggttgattcgAACATGTAAAAGTGcggttaaaaacaagttttatgTTACTAGGCATCTGGCCACGGCCCCCTgtggtccgggcacggccccgtggtcagagtgccagtaacaaaatttAACAGAAGGCTGGCCACAGGgggtgttcactggacacggcccgtggtcaGTTACCTGATCTGGAGATTTTTTCTGCAGAGCCTGGGCACCGGGAGTgttgggctgagcacggccccgtgctgcacatgtTGGACAGATGGAAAAGTTGACGgaaggctctgtttttgtgcatggggtgcggTTTTAACGTCCCTTTGGCAATCTTCATCCTTTCGAGTGGGATTTATTCCTGAAAAGTAagactaaactagaaaacataaaagttaaactaaattaaaactaaggatagttccgcagaatgcctccgtggtgcgccacatTTATaaggtccttggctagacccaaagccagTCATATGTTACCCGAGTGGGATGtctcgcatctcgtgttgcacCGTCAGAGAGCGTCATCCAAGCTTGAGTCTATGACATCCATTTAGTTGACCGGGTCATCCTCTACTCTTTTCCCAACCCCGAATTTCATCTTCTTGTCTCCAACCCTCATTGTTAGCTTCCTGTCACTCATATCAACCATGGCATGAGCGATGGCGAGGAATGGTCTTCCTAGAATGAGGGgaacttcggtgtcttcttccatgtcgagtatgacaaagtcggctggaaAGATAAATTCTCTGACTTTTACTAATAGATTCTCGACGACACCTTGTGGGTATTTGATAGACAtatcggcgagttgtatgctcatctttGTGGGGCTCATTTTACCTAGTCCGAGTCGGCcaaacattgatgcgggcatgagatTGATGcaagccccaaggtcggctagtgaaTTTCCTATGGGTGATCCCCCAATGGAGTAAGGGATGTTGAAGCTTCCAGGGTCGAttttcttttgtgggagtttgttgagaAGTACGACGGAGCATTCTTCACTCAGGTTGACCAATTGCAAGGTTTCAATCTTTCGTTTGTGGGCGAGGAATTCTTTCATGAATTTTGAGTACTTTGGCATTTGAGTGAGGACTTCTACAAATGGGAGATTgatatgcaattgttttagtaagttTATGAACTttgtgaattgctcatcggtcttttggcgaAATAACCGACCGGGGTAGGGTACCGAGGGGTTTTTGGTAGGTTCGGAATTTTGTGGGATAGTTGTTTCTTTGTGGGTAGAGGGTGAGTTTGTGGTTTGGTTGGGTGGATTGTTGTTGGATGCGAGGAGGTGGGGTTTCCTCAAGACCTACGGTCCAGTTTCTTAATGTTATGAGGTGTACTTGCGCCTTCGGATTGGTTTTGGTATttctaggtaatgcgccttgtggtctcgcggagaaattttgggctagttggcTTAGTTGTTTTTCAGTGTTTTGGTTACTAGCTCGTTGGTTTCTAATGTCGGATTCCGTTTGTATGAATCGATCCGAGTACCTTTTGTCGGTTTCGGAGATGAGGCGTGTGATGAGATCTTCAAGCCTCTCTCGGCCCCCTTGTtattgttgagagaaattttgtgactcatttcttggttgttgttgaaagtttggtcgttgattttgattttgttggttactactattcccgggctccctccaaccaaggttagggtggtttcgccatccttggttgtaggtacccgttgggggacccgacggtcTAGGTCGATTATCAGTGTAGTTTaccatttatgtttgattttccatttctttcatacaaatccaattttcatgtggcccacacccttcacaagccataaccgaggccgtttttgccatttctaactttttgatttttgaaaatagggcctcgatttgggcttgtaaagaggtgctctCATCTACTTTATGGGCGtccggggcaatagattttgagcctcggggggtgtgccattgaaaattgttttgagcaatttcctcaatttgattatagaTTTCATTTAGGCGTCGATTACCTAGGAGTCCCCCGGAGCTTGAGTCGAGTGTTTGTCTCGTGTGTGGCAataatccattatagaaagtggatacttgttgccacactGCGAGACCATGATGAGGGCATTTCCTCAATAGCTCCTTGAATCTTTCCCAAGTATCATATAAGGATTCCctgtcctcttgtgaatatgtattgaTTTTAGTCATTAATTTAGCGGTTTTAGAAggcgggaaatacttatatagaaatttttgggcaagttcatcccaaGTGTTTACCGACCTACTTGGGAGGGTGTCTAGCCAAGCCTTAGCctggtcttttagtgaaaatggaaacattcggaggcggacgACGTTgtttgatgctccgttgatccggAAAGTGTCACATATTTCCATaaagttggtaatatgtaaatggggatcttcATCGGGTAGGCCATGGAAGGTTGTGGAATTTTGGAGCATTTGGATCAAATGCGGCCGACAttcgaagttgttggcatcgAAGTTCGTTGCGTTGATGGCGgcttgatgtattgcaaaatacatcctttattcgtgtatagtttgtacaaTTTATCATTAtttatagtttagttttattTAGAATTACGTGCTATTGATCATATTTACGTTTTCCAGGTCTCAATACATaaagttgctgaaaaaggaacaaAAACGAGCTACATTGCTGAAAAATTAAGTCCTGGAACCAGCTTTAAAGAGTTAGAATTATTTATTGAAGTTTTCATGAAGTTAAAGCTGGATTTTTAAGAAAGAGTCTGTGGAAAAATGCCCGTGGCGTCGCGCCACGGGGTTTCTGGTAGTCTGTCGCGTAGCGCCAACACAAAACAAAGAAAATCTGGAATCGCACATGGTGGCGTCGCGCCACCAACTTGGTCTTCacccgtcgcgcgacgcgacggggtTAACTGACATGTGTAATTCGTTAAAACTAGGGTTTGAGTATAAAAACGAAGGGAGAATCATCATTGAAAAGGACTTACGAATCAAGAAAACCCTAGGCGAATTTCGGAGTAGATTTCACGTATTTCGGAGTGCTTTAGCTTGCGGGAATCATTCGGTTGAAGCCTGGAGCGTAGGAACGAAGAttgttcgggttttatctcccggtttTCTTTATTTTTGTGTTTTAAATACTTTTCCGATGAATTCTTGCTTTGAACTTGCTTTGTTTATTTTAGACATCATGTATCTTGGCTAAAACCTTCGTAACTACCTAGGCAAGATGATAGTTtgataaagtttggatttttaacggtttttattgtttgttatggattgatctttgaaagtaaattgttctagaatttctgatttggtgcatgtgcgtatttacttttgattgttgattacttgctgtttcacatagattttggtgaatgtctttcacataatatatttgtgttgattatttgcatccttgcgggttcaggtgatctttgggtaaatcggccgatagccttagaaacagtaattaaaatacaattagaattaaatattctgcttaacttgtcgctgagaggctcgagttagttattaggtctcaGTGCAAAATATAGCTAAGACAGGTTTTGAGAGAAGTCGgttttagttccctaattgcatttgtgtctaataaaccaagttagaatctaggattgccttagattatcgcgctgagaggtagatagtcgaattagggcacttttagagttgttagaggactgagaggaagtctaacagtcggtgttcataacagccttgtagggtttcctaggtttcttcctgagaagggtcgggaggtCTTAGCTTGAAATACCgtaaggtttagtattttacgatcccgactccatacaacaataatacCATTGGAAATCCATtcatagttaaactggattcaagccTAGGTAGTCGTTAATCTTATCTGAATCAAACCTTAGTTTTTGTTCGTGTCttagtttaatttcattttaatttcaattttaggattttagtaaacccccccttaaaacacaacaattgttaggtcgtgtcagtgtctagtctaaataAAGTCTTTAACGTGATtaattagagtccttgtgggttcgacatccggacttacttttctttgctagagtcgaccgcttcacttgccggtgagtagtttagtcaagttagagagtctagatttttattacttgagtcttaatttagggttattttagtttatttagtttatttagttgaactactttttccacatcaagtttttggcgccgttgccggggactcttggcaattgcgttaattactttgtttggatttcaactgatatctatacgtgctttttgtgtgtttgtgagtcgtaggagtccaagTAACTTTAGTGTCTTTTTCTTATTTTTAGAGTCTTTTGTTGGAGTCGTCTTACTTGTTTGTCTTCGGTTTTGCAGTTAATGCCCCACACGCGTTCTCAGGGACCTGTGAAGCCGCCGATCGACAAGTCTTCCTTCTCCACACACAGTTTTCAGGTAAAAAAATCCtcaacttcatcttcagcccCTTCTGACTCTACACTACAATCTAAACCACCGAACTACGACTCCACTCCGAAGTCATCACCCCACATCACCCCACCACCTTCCCGTCCAActagtccaccaccagttcaccaaatAGCCGATAACCAAACTGTCCACCAACGCTCCACCACGGGTTTCACCACAAACTCACCCATTACCCTCCCTGAAATCACCAATGACAAGTCATGGCAAATACCTTCATACATCATGACCGCCTttaacaactcttgtcagtttcaGGATCGTGATGATGAGGATGCGCCTGCACATATCAACCGTGTCACCCGTCTGTGTTGCACCTTCGGCATCAAAGGTGTTAATCTTGATGCCTGCTATCTCCAAGTCTTTCACTTTTCGCTTGCTGGCCACACAGCCACATGGCTCGATTCGCAGCCAGCAGGTACTTACACTACTTGGGCTGGACTTAGGGATGCCTTCCATGCTAAGTATTTCCCACCTACGAAGGCCTCTCGCCTTCGAGATCAAatccattccttcagaatggagcctgGCGAACCATATCGCTTAGCATGGGAGAGGTATCAAACTTTACTCTCGCGTTGTTCCCAACATGGGCTGTCGGATTGGGCTTTAGTAGAAAAATTTTACAATGGTCTCACCCCTGAGTGCAAGGCCCGATTCGACACGTCTGCAAGAGGCCATCTAATGGGAAATAAAACTGTGGCTGACTGCAGTGAtctctttgagagcttcgctcatgctgatatagatcatagtgctaccagcaggaattccaatcctgtgatTGCTTCCTCCTCTTCTCGAGGAGTAAACCAAGtcgtttcagactcaaaggtaGTATCTCAActtgactatatcaccaaagagttgctagaaattaagaagaaggtCGATAGGTGCGAAGTTTGTAGAGGTGGACATGACACCGTAGATTGCCCAACACTTACCTTAAAACAGGTCGAGTATAtagcaggtcaaaataggggtccaactaacccattcaacaatagtaactctaattggcgtgctaaTAATTATCGCTCTTCAGGTAACCCCCTGGTTTTCCATCAGGTCAATATCAAAGCAGGGGGCCAGGTTTCTATTCTagtggggggtcgggtcaaacaggtcaatttTCTAGTTTAGGTTCAGGTGGGCAATTCAGAGGTGAGGGGTCGaaccaagaggttcaacctaGGAATGAGGGGTCAAATGGTAGTTTGTCTAGGATTGAGGAACTTCTTACCCAGCTAGtagtt
This genomic interval carries:
- the LOC110900630 gene encoding uncharacterized protein LOC110900630 — translated: MPKYSKFMKEFLAHKRKIETLQLVNLSEECSVVLLNKLPQKKIDPGSFNIPYSIGGSPIGNSLADLGACINLMPASMFGRLGLGKMSPTKMSIQLADMSIKYPQGVVENLLVKVREFIFPADFVILDMEEDTEVPLILGRPFLAIAHAMVDMSDRKLTMRVGDKKMKFGVGKRVEDDPVN